DNA from Streptomyces sp. NBC_01260:
ACATCAGGGGTGAGGCCTCACGGCCCGGCGCCGCCCCGAGCACGGCCGCCCAGCGGGCGCGCACCATGGGGCCGATCTGCGGGATGGAGGCACCCGTCGGCACAGCCGCCAGGAACAGCGCCCAGATCGGCGCGTCCGCCAGCGCGAGTACCGTCAGGGCCGACACGGACGCCGCGTGCACCAGGACACCGGGCAGCAGTACGGCCCGCTGTCCGAAGCGGTCGGCGAGCTTGCCGGTCTGCGGCGCGAACAGGGCCATGGAGACGCCGCTCACGGCCGCGACGGCGCCCGCGCTGCCGTAGGAGCCGGTGGTGTGCTGGACCAGCAGGACGATGCCGATGGTCAGCATGGCGAAGGGCTGCCGTGCGGCGAAGCCCGGCAGGAGGAAGGTCCACGCACCTGGAGTGCGCAGCAACTGCCCGTATCCGGGGCGGTCGGAGACCGTGGACGCCACGGTCCATGCCTTTCTGCCGCCTGGTGGCCTTGCTCCTGCGGGACGGGCTGGCACCTGGGTGCGGGCCCGGTCAGGGGCTGCCGAGAGCTGTCCTCTTCGCGCGGAACTGCGGTAGATGCCGGGCGCTCACAGCTGAGGCGGAGGACGCCACGACCGCCATACGGTCGCGCCAGCTCTGCGTCAGGCAGAGTTGGTCGATCAAGATCATTGAGTGTCGGTGGATCTGGTGGATCTGAATGCCGGTGGATCAGTCACTGCCGGACGCGCGCGGTACGGCTGTGCGGCACCGGGGTGCGTCACAGCCGTACGGAGCATGGGCAGGTTTCCTTCATGGTACAGGCAGAGTTCCGTATGAACCTGCGATTGTGCGCCAGTCACCCTCCGTAACCTGCGAACGCGGGCGCACTCTCACTGGTGGGCCTTCGCTTCTCGCGCCTTCGCTTCACGGGCCTTCGTCTCGCGGGTCTTCATCTCCCGGGCCGTCGTCTCGTGCGCCACTGTCTCGTCCGGCATCCGGCCCAGTTTCTTCACGGCCTTGAGCGCATTGGAGACATGTGGCCCGGTGAAGGGTTCCGCGCCGGGATTCCCGTCGGTCCCCAGCCAGCCGGCCAGCTTGCCGCCCTCGCCGACCGCGTGCAGCCGCGCCTCTGTCGCGTCGCGCACCGGATCGGTCGTGACCACCAGCAGTTCGTCGCCGCGGCGCAGCACGGTCGGCGGGGTGGGGACGAAGCTCTTGTCGTCCCGTACGACGAGGGTGACCGCGGCCCCCGCGGGCAGTCGCAGTTCGCCGACCTCGACACCGTGCATCTTCGACTTGGCGGGGATGGCCACCGACAGCAGATGTCCGCGCAGCCGCTCCAGGGGCGCCGACTCGATGCCCAGGTCGGCCGCCTCGGACGGGTCTTCGGCGATCTTGAGGGCCTTCGCGAGCCAGGGCAGCGTCGGGCCCTGGATGAGGGTGTAGACGATGACGAGTACGAAGACGATGTTGAAGACCCGGGTGGAGCCCTCGATACCGGACACCATCGGAATGGTCGCCAGGATGATGGGCACGGCGCCGCGCAGCCCCGCCCAGGACATCAGGGCCTTCTCCTGCCACGGCAATCGGAACGGCGCGAGCGAGAGGAAGACCTCCAGCGGCCGGGCCACCACCGTGAGCACCAGGCCCACGACGACGGCGGGCCAGAAGTCGTCGAGCAGGTCGTGCGGGGTGACCAGCAGGCCGAGCAGCACGAACATGCCGATCTGGGCCAGCCAGCCGAGCCCGTCGGCGAAGCCGCGGGTGGCGGGCCAGTGCGGCAGCTTGGCGTTGCCGAGGATCATCGCCGCGAGGTAGACGGCGAGGAAGCCGCTGCCGTGGACCAGGGCACCCGCCGCGTACGCGGACACCGCGATCGCCATCACGGCGATCGGGTAGAGGCCGGAGGCGGGCAGCGCCACATGCCGCAGCCCGAACGAGCCGAGCCAGCCGACCGCGATGCCGACGGCCGCGCCGATCGCCAGCTCCAGTGCTATCTCGCCGACCAGTACGTACCAGCTGTCCACCGGCCCGACGGTCGAGAAGGCCACCACCAGAATCACCACGGGGGCGTCGTTGAAGCCGGATTCGGCTTCCAGGACGCCGGTGATCCGGGCGGGCAACGGCACCTTGCGCAGTACGGAGAAGACCGCGGCGGCGTCCGTGGAGGAGACGACCGCGCCGATGATCAGCGCCTGCCGCCAGTCGAGGCCGACCAGGTAGTGCGCTCCGGCGGCGGTCACGCCCACGCTCACCGCGACGCCGACGGTGGAGAGCAGCGCCGCCGCGGGCAGGGCGGGTCTGACCTCTTTCCACTTCGTGCCGAGGCCACCCTCGGCGAGGATCACGACCAGGGCCGCGTACCCGATGACCTGCGTCAGTTCCGCGTTGTCGAACTTGACGTCGAAGAGCCCGTCCTGCCCCATGACGACGCCGATGCCGAGGTACAGGAGCAGGCTGGGGAGCCCGCTGCGTGACGAGATCCGTACCGCCGCCACCGCGACGAGCAGGACAAGTGAGCAGACGAGCAGGAGCTCGTTGAGCGCGTGGACAGTCAGTGGCCGGTCCTTCCCTGCGAGCGCCTGCCGGAGCGTGTTCCGGCGGCCGGTACTTCGTTACCTTACCTAATCTTTAACGTTTTCTTGATGCGTTCGAGTACTCGTGCGATCGCTACGCAATTCGAACCATCCCGATACCGCGTCAGAGAGGCTTCGGCGCTGCGCCTATGGTTGCTCCTGCACTCCCAGGACCACCCTGCCCCTCGAAGGACAGCGATGCCCGCCAACACAACCGCCTCTTCCGGCTCCACCGGTACCGCCGGTGGCGGGTCGCGCAAGAAGAAGGGGCGACGCGCCCGCCTGATCGTGATCGTCCTGGTGCTGGCGCTTGTCGCGGGTATCGGATACGGCACGTACTGGTCCGTATCCACCGTGCGGGCCTCGTACCCGCAGACCAACGGGACCGCCCAGCTCGCCGGCCTCGACAGCGATGTCGAGGTGAAGCGCGACAGCTACGGGATTCCGCAGATCTACGCCGACTCCGATGCCGACCTGTTCCGCGCCCAGGGATTCGTCCAGGCGCAGGACCGCTTCTGGGAGATGGACGTCCGCCGTCACATGACGGCCGGCCGGCTCTCCGAGATGTTCGGGTCCGGCCAGGTCGAGACAGACTCCTTCCTGCGCACGCTCGGCTGGCGCAAGGTCGCACAGGAGGAGTACGACCACGTCCTGTCCGCGGAGACCAAGAAGAACCTCCAGTCGTACGCGGACGGGGTGAACGCCTACCTCAAGGGCCGCGACGGCAAGGACATCTCCGTCGAGTACGCGGCGCTGGGCCTCACCAACGACTACAAGCCGACGCAGTGGACCCCGGTCGACTCGGTCGCCTGGCTGAAGGCCATGGCCTGGGACCTCCGCGGCAACATGCAGGACGAGATCGACCGTTCGCTGATGACCAGCAGGCTCGACGCGAAGCAGATCGAGGACCTGTACCCGCCCTACCCGTACGACAAGCACAAGCCGATCGTCGCCGAGGGCGCGATCTCCCCGGTCACCGGGAAGTTCGACCCGCAGGCGACGCCGTCCGACGGCCTCGGCTCGTCCACCGCGCAGGGCGCCACACAGGGGCTCAACACCCAGCTCGGCGCGCTCTCCGACACCCTCGACAAGATCCCCTCGCTGCTCGGGCCTAACGGCACCGGCATCGGGTCGAACTCCTGGGTGGTCTCGGGCAAGTACACGACGACCAACAAGCCGCTGCTCGCCAACGACCCGCACCTGGCGCCGCAGCTGCCCTCGCTCTGGTACCAGATGGGGCTGCACTGCCGCACTGTCTCGGCGACCTGCAAGTACGACGCCGCCGGCTACACGTTCTCCGGTATGCCGGGCGTGATCATCGGCCACAACCAGGACATCGCCTGGGGCTTCACCAACCTGGGCGCGGACGTCACCGACCTCTTCCTGGAGAAGGTCTCCGCGGACGGCTACCAGTACGACGGCAAGGTGAAGCCCTTCACCACCCGCGAGGAGACCATCAAGGTCGCCGGCGGCAGGGACCGGCACATCACCGTCCGTGAGACCAACAACGGTCCGCTGGTCTCCGACCGTTCCAGCGAGCTGGAGAAGGTTGGCCAGAAGGCGCCCGTCACCAACGCGGCTCCGGACCGTGCGGACGGCTACGGGGTGGCGCTGAAGTGGACCGCGCTGGAGCCCGGCAAGTCCATGGACGCGGTCTTCGAGCTCAACCGCGCCAAGGACTTCACGTCCTTCCGTGCGGCGGCCGAGCACTTCGAGGTTCCCTCGCAGAACCTGATCTACGCCGACACCAAGGGCCACATCGGCTACCAGGCGCCGGGCAGGATCCCGCAGCGCAAGTCCGGCGACGGCACGATGCCCAGCCCCGGCTGGTCCTCGGCCTACGGCTGGAAGAAGGACCCGATCCCGTTCGACGAGCTGCCGTACGAGTACGACCCGAAGCGCGGGTACATCGTCACCGCCAACCAGGCGGTCATCGACGAGGAAAAGTACCCGTACATGCTCACCAAGGACTGGGGCTACGGCACCCGCAGCCAGCGGATCAACGACCTCATCGAGTCGAAGATCAAGGGTGGCGGGAAGATCTCGACCGATGACATGCAGAAGATGCAGATGGACAACACCAGCGAGATCGCCACGCTGCTGGTGCCCGAGCTGATGAAGATCAACATCTCGGACAAGGACGTCCGGGAGGCGCAGAAGCTGCTGGAGGGCTGGGACTACACCCAGGAGTCCGACTCGGCGGCGGCCGCGTACTTCAACGCGGTCTGGCGAAACATCCTCAAGCTGGCCTTCGGCGACAAGCTCCCCAAGGAGCTGCGGGTCAAGGGCGAATGCCTGAACGTGCCCCCGGCCAAGAGCTCCGGTCCGGTCGACGAGCAGGACAAGCGGGTACGCGAATGCGGCCAGCGCGCCCCCGACTCGGCGCAGCCGGACGGCGGTGACCGCTGGTACCAGGTCGTCGAGAACCTCATGGACAAGCCGGACAGCGACTGGTGGAAGGCGCCGGCGAACCGCAAGGACAAGGCGACCGGGAACCGCGAGGAGCTCTTCGCCCGCGCCATGGAGGACGCCCGCTGGGAGCTGACGGCCAAGCTCGGCAAGGACATCACCACCTGGAACTGGGGCCGGCTGCACCAGCTGACCCTGAAGAACCAGACCCTCGGTACGGAGGGGCCCGGACTGCTCCAGCGGGTGCTGAACCGGGGCCCGTGGAACCTGGGCGGCGGCGAGGCCGCGGTGGACGCCACCGGCTGGAACGCGGCGGGCGGCTACGAGGTCGTCTGGGTCCCGTCGATGCGGATGGTCCTCAACGTGGGGGACTGGGACAAGTCCCGCTGGATCAACCTCACCGGCGCCTCCGGGCACGCGTTCAGCGCGCACTACACCGACCAGACGGACAAGTGGGTCAACGGCGAGCTGCTCGACTGGTCCTACGGGACGAACGCGGTCACCGGGTCGACGAAGGACACGCTGACCCTGAAACCGTAAGGGGCGCGCCGCCCCCGAAGCCGTGGGCACGGGCCCGCTCCCGGAGTTCCGGGGGCGGGCCCGCGGTGCTTCAGCCGTCGCTGAAGCGCCGTGATCCAGCCGGTGTCACGACCGCGTCCACGGGGTGGTCGTGCGGTTCCTCCGGGACCCGCGCGGCCACCTCGTCGTCGTACAGCAGGACGATCAGGGCCGGATGCGCCCCGGCCGCCGAGAGCCGGGCCAGCACCCGGTCGTAGCTGCCGCCGCCGCGGCCCAGCCGCATTCCGCGCCCGTCCACCGCGAGGCCCGGCAGCAGTACCGCGTCCGCCTCCAGAACGGCGCCGGGGCCGAGCCGCTCCCCGTCCGGTTCCAGCAGTCCGCGACCGGCCTTCTCAAGCCTCCCGGCGCCCTCGTACGGCGCCCAGTCCAGGTCGTTGTCCGGCAGGAGCACCGGCAGCAGCACCCGCACGCCCCGTGCGCGCAGCGCGTCCAGCAGGGCGCGGGTGCCCGGTTCGCGCCCCACCGAGACATACGCGGCGACGGTGCGGGCCGCGGAGAGCTCGGCGAGTCCGAGCGCGCGGCGGGCCAGAACCGCGGCGGCCCGTTCGACGTCCTCCTCTGTCAGGAGGCGTCGTGCGGCGAGCAGTTCACGCCGCAGCAGTGCCTTTGCGGACATGTCGTCGTTCAACGGGGCACCCACGGATCTCTCGTACTGGCATATATGAGGACAAAGTTAACCGGAGACTCATCTTCCGCCCATGTCTGCCGGTTAAGGTTCTGCGCATGACTCAGTCGAACCCCAGGATCAGCAAGGCTGTCATTCCGGCGGCGGGCCTCGGTACCCGCTTCCTGCCGGCCACCAAAGCCACTCCCAAAGAGATGCTGCCTGTCGTCGACAAGCCTGCCATCCAGTACGTCGTCGAGGAGGCGGTGGCCGCCGGGCTCTCCGACGTACTGATGATCACCGGTCGCAACAAGCGTCCCCTGGAGGACCACTTCGACCGCAATTACGAACTGGAGTCCGCGCTCACCCGCAAGGGTGACGCCGAACGGCTGCGCAAGGTCCAGGAGTCGAGCGACCTCGCCACCATGCACTACGTCCGACAGGGCGACCCGCGCGGCCTCGGCCACGCCGTCCTGTGCGCGGCGCCGCACGTCGGCGACCAGCCGTTCGCGGTGCTCCTGGGCGACGACCTGATCGACCCGCGCGATCCGCTGCTGGCCCGCATGGTGGAGATCCAGGAGCGCGAGGGCGGCAGCGTCATCGCGCTCATGGAGGTCCCGCCCGAGCTGATCCACCAGTACGGCTGTGTGGCCGTCGAGCCCACCGCCGAGGGCGATGTGATGCGGATCACCGGCCTGGTCGAGAAGCCGGAACCGGCCGACGCGCCCAGCAACCTCGCCATCATCGGCCGCTATGTCCTGGACCCCGCGGTGTTCGGGATACTGCGCCGGACCGAGCCCGGCCGCGGTGACGAGATCCAGCTGACCGACGCCCTGCAACTGCTGGCCGAGGACGAGAAGGCCG
Protein-coding regions in this window:
- a CDS encoding 5-formyltetrahydrofolate cyclo-ligase; the encoded protein is MSAKALLRRELLAARRLLTEEDVERAAAVLARRALGLAELSAARTVAAYVSVGREPGTRALLDALRARGVRVLLPVLLPDNDLDWAPYEGAGRLEKAGRGLLEPDGERLGPGAVLEADAVLLPGLAVDGRGMRLGRGGGSYDRVLARLSAAGAHPALIVLLYDDEVAARVPEEPHDHPVDAVVTPAGSRRFSDG
- a CDS encoding penicillin acylase family protein; its protein translation is MPANTTASSGSTGTAGGGSRKKKGRRARLIVIVLVLALVAGIGYGTYWSVSTVRASYPQTNGTAQLAGLDSDVEVKRDSYGIPQIYADSDADLFRAQGFVQAQDRFWEMDVRRHMTAGRLSEMFGSGQVETDSFLRTLGWRKVAQEEYDHVLSAETKKNLQSYADGVNAYLKGRDGKDISVEYAALGLTNDYKPTQWTPVDSVAWLKAMAWDLRGNMQDEIDRSLMTSRLDAKQIEDLYPPYPYDKHKPIVAEGAISPVTGKFDPQATPSDGLGSSTAQGATQGLNTQLGALSDTLDKIPSLLGPNGTGIGSNSWVVSGKYTTTNKPLLANDPHLAPQLPSLWYQMGLHCRTVSATCKYDAAGYTFSGMPGVIIGHNQDIAWGFTNLGADVTDLFLEKVSADGYQYDGKVKPFTTREETIKVAGGRDRHITVRETNNGPLVSDRSSELEKVGQKAPVTNAAPDRADGYGVALKWTALEPGKSMDAVFELNRAKDFTSFRAAAEHFEVPSQNLIYADTKGHIGYQAPGRIPQRKSGDGTMPSPGWSSAYGWKKDPIPFDELPYEYDPKRGYIVTANQAVIDEEKYPYMLTKDWGYGTRSQRINDLIESKIKGGGKISTDDMQKMQMDNTSEIATLLVPELMKINISDKDVREAQKLLEGWDYTQESDSAAAAYFNAVWRNILKLAFGDKLPKELRVKGECLNVPPAKSSGPVDEQDKRVRECGQRAPDSAQPDGGDRWYQVVENLMDKPDSDWWKAPANRKDKATGNREELFARAMEDARWELTAKLGKDITTWNWGRLHQLTLKNQTLGTEGPGLLQRVLNRGPWNLGGGEAAVDATGWNAAGGYEVVWVPSMRMVLNVGDWDKSRWINLTGASGHAFSAHYTDQTDKWVNGELLDWSYGTNAVTGSTKDTLTLKP
- the galU gene encoding UTP--glucose-1-phosphate uridylyltransferase GalU, with protein sequence MTQSNPRISKAVIPAAGLGTRFLPATKATPKEMLPVVDKPAIQYVVEEAVAAGLSDVLMITGRNKRPLEDHFDRNYELESALTRKGDAERLRKVQESSDLATMHYVRQGDPRGLGHAVLCAAPHVGDQPFAVLLGDDLIDPRDPLLARMVEIQEREGGSVIALMEVPPELIHQYGCVAVEPTAEGDVMRITGLVEKPEPADAPSNLAIIGRYVLDPAVFGILRRTEPGRGDEIQLTDALQLLAEDEKAGGPVHGVVFKGRRYDTGDRSDYLRAIVRLACEREDLGPEFRTWLRSYVTEEM
- a CDS encoding potassium/proton antiporter, which translates into the protein MAAVRISSRSGLPSLLLYLGIGVVMGQDGLFDVKFDNAELTQVIGYAALVVILAEGGLGTKWKEVRPALPAAALLSTVGVAVSVGVTAAGAHYLVGLDWRQALIIGAVVSSTDAAAVFSVLRKVPLPARITGVLEAESGFNDAPVVILVVAFSTVGPVDSWYVLVGEIALELAIGAAVGIAVGWLGSFGLRHVALPASGLYPIAVMAIAVSAYAAGALVHGSGFLAVYLAAMILGNAKLPHWPATRGFADGLGWLAQIGMFVLLGLLVTPHDLLDDFWPAVVVGLVLTVVARPLEVFLSLAPFRLPWQEKALMSWAGLRGAVPIILATIPMVSGIEGSTRVFNIVFVLVIVYTLIQGPTLPWLAKALKIAEDPSEAADLGIESAPLERLRGHLLSVAIPAKSKMHGVEVGELRLPAGAAVTLVVRDDKSFVPTPPTVLRRGDELLVVTTDPVRDATEARLHAVGEGGKLAGWLGTDGNPGAEPFTGPHVSNALKAVKKLGRMPDETVAHETTAREMKTRETKAREAKAREAKAHQ